gaaagaaattattcaatataatttaaaatcatacgattcagaaaacctggctctgataccacttacaaagcccttgccaggaccattgtttgaaaagcatcgcgaagcaatgggattatgggtagttggctctagggcaagtgggagattgttagagtagatgctctgcaagccaacggttggctagggaatttattgggggaactcatggcgaccgtctactacaattcaatattgatgagttggtttgacacgcgaaaataaacgacgtcatattattgggtccttattaaacgtgagacaaaacacgcggaggttgcatagggatgcaattggactctactttttagaaattataattggctgatattattcgggattataattggctaattggactctacgtgcctactaaggaaatacgatttccctttttcatcagagggtggtggaaatgtcaaaatagtaggagggtaatttataaaatgaaatccatattttatatcttaaaattatattaaaataaagattgtttatttcacttgagtcaataaattctctagtcaaccgttggcttgcagggcatctattCTAACAGGAACCGTTCCTTGTCTGTGTAACTTCTTGACACTGGAAATCTCTTCCAGCCCTCTTCCGTCACAGGCATCACATTTCTACCAGTTTCGCGTTGATTTATCCCCGAACCACACTGTTTAGGAGAAGTCGGGCTCTGATATAATTATTTCATGGCATTACATAATATTTTTGAACATGGTTtatttatgggattttataattatttcacTGAAGCGGAAAAAATATATTACTATGAAATTAATTATACAAATATGTGGGGGGGATATGACCTAGTTAACACCTGCCTGCTGCACCCACACATCTCAGCTGGTTATTCATTTTCTATTGACACAGTCATTTAATACCCTGAGAATGGTGGTTGTATTTACATCTCAGGTTGTAAATATATAAGACAGCAGTAAAGGTGAATTAAGCACCAAACGTACGtaccaaattcaaaattttctgaaatttaCTGTAATACATGAAACTAACACGAACGAGTATGGTACCAAGAAAATCGAATGCCATAGGACACCATGCATGATGCAACGAGGCGAGCGAAAAAAATATTTGGTTAAAGTATgaacacataattaattaaagacATTTCTGCAACAGCCAACTATATCAAGGGCCTACTCTAGCTTGCGACCTCTTAGTTCATAGCATCCCAATTttgtgcctataaatagagacTCGAATGTGCCTACATTCTCATCCAAAATCAAAAACCAAATATCTTAGTAAGTTGGATTAAATAATTTCAAAGAAATATGGGCTCGAAGGCACTTCTCTTTCTTGGCTTCTTCTTAGCCACGTATCTTCTCATCTCTTCTGAAGTAGCTGCTAGGGAATTGGCTGAGACTTCCAATACTGAGGGTACTGGTTAGtacttttaatttgattttaaataattattttgatgtaTAAAAAACTATACCTTGTTAACAAAATGTAAGGGGTTGGCAATTGTCTATTTTCTCagaaaatgatgagacaaatgAAGTCGGGGTAGACCAATATGGAGGATATCCCGGAGGAGGATACGGAGGGTATCCGGGAGGAGGATATGGAGGCTATCCGGGAGGAGGGTATGGAGGAAACCGTGGTGGCTATGGTGGCTACCCTGGAAGAGGTGGATATGGAGGCTACCCCAGAGGAGGGTATGGAGGAGGAAACCGTGGTGGGTATGGTGGCGGCTGCCGTTATGGATGCTGTGGTCGCAGCTATGGCTATGGCGGATGCAGGTGCTGCTACTATGCCGGTCAAGCAGCTGATGCTGATTTGCAAACCGAGCCTGGAAATTAATGAGACAACTGCATTTCTGTAGAAACAAGATATAGTTTGTGCTTCGAAAGTAAAGTTACAGTAAGAATGGTGAATAAATGTGTGCAAGATTTGCGGTCATCTATAGTGGATGACACAAATCGATACATACATAGTGaaatgtatgtgtgtgtgtgtgtcataTTATGTGTAATTACAGTCATAATAGTTgtaaaatatgtatttctttTCCTATTCTGGAATGGCTTCCTAGCTCTCATGTATACAATacgaaaatttaaatttcactCTTTCTTGCTATTTATATCCTCttgattaattttaaattaatgttTACATAGAAGGGGAAGAAAAGAGCTCACTAGTTAATCTTTTTTAAgcgataaattttaaataatatacgCGCTCAAATATCATGTTGGGACCATTTCAATATTCAAGTCAATAAATATACAGCAAAAACTGTTAACAACGAACAGActaaaaatctttaaaatacTTTTATTGGTGGACATCGATCGACAATTATTAGGCCGATTAAAACTTTAAATTCCGGCCAGTGAAAGTAATAAATTCCCGATCATATCGGTTAGGCTAGCTCGCCAAGAAGTGAAAATGATTGTGATATAGTTTGGATAGAGTGATTATTCTGGATAGCGTTGATTGTAGTGCATTAATTGTGATCAAATAAAGTTAGTTATATATATCAGACAAAAGATGACACGTACCTTAACTTATGCTAAATCAAATGATACacacaaaatatattataattagaTATTTCATTATGAAAAAAGAACATTGCAATTTTACCtttcttgttattttgttaaattTCAGTATTTGTCCTGAACATTTCAAATAGTTGACAATTTAAGATGTGACAATACacatatcaatatcatatcaGTTCACATGCATCAACGTCGTAGTGCTGGCACCTTGGAAATAAAgattaaaattacaaaataaaaatatataacaaactATAACTCAAATTTGACCATATATATGAAAGATCTAAGTTgtcaaaaagtaaaaaaaaaaattaccgaatcaaagatttaatttttccataaattatatttatgccCCAAATATGTTTCCTACACCAATATATTAATCATATTTTACATATCTTAACTCCATAACTTTCAACTAGTACCAAAAACAAGTATGCTATGTCTTAGACTTGGCCATGGAACAAATTTTGACCaaatctaatatatatatatatatatattaatatatatatatattataatatatatttatttatttatgactCTAGGAGTTGACTTCATTAAATGTATGAGTGGACATACATATTAAGGAAGACTAATTAGCTAGCTAGCCTAATCCTCATCCGAACTTCGGCCTTTGAATTATCACAATTTGTTTATAGTTGAAATTTAGCTGCCATTTGACCTTTAAGAAATCGGAAATATCCCTCTAcacatacatgaaaaaatattctacgacaatttttttaatcattctGGATAACATTCCTAATTAATTATTaacttattttaatttttcataatcACTCATATATTAGTTTATTGAAAAGTGACTAAATCACATTTTTTGATGATTGAGTTTCACGATTGATATTTTGAACGACGATTATCATGAAGAAATTAgtcaaatatatatgtattttcgTTAAATGATTGTATTTAATCAAGATAGTGCTGACATATTTGACTTGTTAATTAAAGACAAATTTCTGACGGCCAACTAAATTAGGGGCCTACTCTTAAATAGTGTCACCCCAATTGTATACGATCCATAGTATAAATAAATCGACTGTGTCAACATTCTCATccaaaattgaataaaataaattatcataataaattaaaatactttCAAATAGAGATATAATCGAGTCGTGtagaactcttgaatgtttgagcttgactcgtttataatcgagccgagctcgagctttatttaacgaatatattcatggctcacaagcttattcaagcttttatcgaacttaataaatataaattatacatttaaatctttactaaaaagtaaattatatattttgagaaaattataacatttttattaaaatttgtaaatttgttataataaataaatttaatagatttttctatatattttataagtaatttgctaaataaataaattaaatatcaaaactattattttatcACTATGAGAGAtaactcatgaacttaccaacgaataTTGTAGAGCTTCAGCTTAGTTTGTTTATTTCAACGagtttttatcgaatcgagtttCGAATAGCTCTAAAGAAGGTTGCATAGACGGAGGTTATTGTGGCGGACGTTGTCGTTTTGGCTGTCTGCTATGGGGTTTGTAGATCAGTAGATGTTGCTAGTATGCTAATCAAGCTGCAGATGTGGATTGGCAAGCTGAACCTAAAAATGAGTATTTGTCGTGTGATACGAAAGATATCTTTACCAAATAATCAGTACGAAATTTGGACTGGGAAAATAGTATTGTTCAAGTTCCTCTAATATATTCACAAAGACTTGGTACGTTGCTTGAAAGTTTGCAAATAAAATACAAGGTCGATCGGTGTCCATGATGGGCGCACACACAAGGGAAAGGCATCATGATATATATAGAAGTGCGATTGTCaagtgtttgttttttttttaaatgatttatatttCATCAATTAGGCAACATTCGTACAATCTTGGTAAATGAAATAACAAATAATGTATGGGTCATGATACATAAATAAAGACTAGCATAAAAAATGACAGGGTTAGCAAGAGAGTTAGCTACTGCCATATTTGCTTGTTTTTTAACATGTTAAACTTTAAAAGAAGGTTGTTTTTGACAACGACCTGAGATAATATAAGTCCATGGTTGTCGCCGAGATTGCATCAACCACCAGCTTAGAATCGCTCTTCAAAAATAACATTATGGAGATCACACAATGGCATCTTAAAAGGCAAGTGCTTCGGCCTCTCTAGCTTCAAACAAACCATTTTCCGCCATGATTTGCTTACGATAAAGCATCCATCGGAGTCACGCACCACTGCCTCGAAACCAATACATTTGGACTCTTTAAATATAGTCGCATCATCGTTACATTTCGTAGAGGGATCAGGTGGTTTTGTCCGTCTAAAAATGGCTGTTCACACACATATGTTTGTGCGGGGAACTGACGTGCTTATAAT
This window of the Primulina tabacum isolate GXHZ01 chromosome 4, ASM2559414v2, whole genome shotgun sequence genome carries:
- the LOC142542233 gene encoding glycine-rich protein-like isoform X1, encoding MGSKALLFLGFFLATYLLISSEVAARELAETSNTEGTENDETNEVGVDQYGGYPGGGYGGYPGGGYGGYPGGGYGGNRGGYGGYPGRGGYGGYPRGGYGGGNRGGYGGGCRYGCCGRSYGYGGCRCCYYAGQAADADLQTEPGN
- the LOC142542233 gene encoding glycine-rich protein-like isoform X2, whose amino-acid sequence is MGSKALLFLGFFLATYLLISSEVAARELAETSNTEENDETNEVGVDQYGGYPGGGYGGYPGGGYGGYPGGGYGGNRGGYGGYPGRGGYGGYPRGGYGGGNRGGYGGGCRYGCCGRSYGYGGCRCCYYAGQAADADLQTEPGN